GCATTGTCGATGTCCTGGTCACCAGCGCCGTCGCCCTGGACGCCGGGCAGAAGACGGCTGTGCAGTCCGCGCTCGAGCGCCGCTTTACCGGCCACAAGGTGGCATTCCGGGAAGCGGTCGATGCCGCGCTGATCGGTGGCCTAGTTATTCATACGGGTGATCTCACCATAGATGCTTCCGTGCGTGGACAAGTGCAGCAGCTTGCCCGAACCCTTCGCAGCTAAGTCTTGAGGAAATGGTATGCAACAACTGAATCCATCGGAAATCAGTGAACTGATCCGCGCACGGATCGCCGGCTTTGAAGGCCGTGTCGAAACGCGCTCGCAGGGCACCATCATCAGCTTGAGTGACGGCATTCTCCGCATTCACGGTCTGGAAGACGTAATGTACGGCGAGATGCTGGAACTCCCCGGCGGCCGCTTCGGGCTGGCCATGAATCTGGAACAGGACAATGTCGGCGCAGTCGTGCTCGGCGAGTTCTCCGGTCTCCAGGAGGGCGACGTCGTCAAGTGCACCGGCAGAGTCATGCAGGTGCCCATTGGCAAGGCGCTTCTCGGTCGTGTCGTCAATGCCCTGGGCCAGCCTGTCGATGGCAAGGGTGCCATTGACGCCGAGGAGTTCGACGTCCTTGAAAAAATCGCCCCTGGCGTAATCGACCGGCAGAGTGTCGACGAGCCCATGCAGACCGGCATCAAGTCCATCGACGCCATGGTGCCGATTGGTCGTGGTCAGCGCGAACTCATCATCGGCGACCGCCAGACCGGCAAGACGGCCGTCGCGATCGATGCCATTCTCAATCAGAAAGGCAAGGATGTGCAGTGCATCTATGTTGCCATCGGCCAGAAGGCTTCCACCGTTGCCAGCGTGGTGCGCAAGCTCGAAGAATACGGCGCCATGGAGTACACCACGGTGATTGCCGCCAACGCCTCCGAATCTGCCGCCATGCAGTATCTGGCGCCCTATGCCGGTTGCACCATGGGGGAATATTTCCGCGACCGCGGTATGAATGCGCTCATCGTGTATGATGATCTTACCAAGCAGGCTTGGGCCTATCGCCAGATTTCCCTGCTGTTGCGCCGTCCGCCGGGCCGTGAAGCGTATCCGGGGGATGTGTTTTATCTGCATTCCCGTCTGCTGGAGCGCGCCGCGCGTGTCAATGCGGATTTCGTCGAGAAGTTTACCAAGGGCGAGGTGAAGGGCAAGACCGGTTCGTTGACCGCCCTGCCCATCATCGAAACCCAGGCGGGTGACGTGTCGGCCTTCGTGCCCACCAACGTGATCTCCATCACTGACGGCCAGATCTATCTGGAAACCGATCTTTTCAACGCCGGTATCCGTCCCGCCATCAACGCCGGCCTGTCGGTATCGCGGGTGGGTGGCGCGGCGCAGACCAAGCTCATCAAGAAGCTGGGCGGCGGTATTCGTCTGGATCTGGCCCAGTATCGTGAGCTGGCAGCCTTTGCGCAGTTTGCCTCCGATCTGGATGAAATTACCCGCAAGCAGATCGATCGCGGCAAGCGGGTCACGGAATTGCTGAAGCAGGATCAGTTCTCTCCGATGTCTGTGGCAGAGCAGGGCGCGGCGCTTTTTGCGGCCAGCAGTGGTGCGCTGGACGATGTCGAAGTGGCCAATGTACGACCCTTCGAGAAGGCGCTGCTCGCTTATTTGAACAGCAACTACAAAGACTTGATGGCCGGAATCGAAGAGAAGAAGGATCTGACGGACGACCTCAAGAAGCAACTCGACGCGGCGGTCAAGCAGTTCAAGTCCGGCTCGACGTACTAGGAGAGTAGCATGGCCAACGCCAAGGAAATCCGGGGGCAGATCAAGAGCGTAAAGAATACGCGCAAGATCACGCGCGCCATGGAGATGGTGGCTGCGAGCAAGATGCGGCGCGCTCAGGAGCGGATGCGCGCCGCCCGTCCCTACGCGGAGAAAATTCGCGAGGTATTGGGACATCTGGCGCAGGCCCATCCCGAGTATGAACACCCGTTGATGCAGGTGCGCCCCGTCAAAAAGGCAGGCTTTCTGGTGGTGACCACGGATCGAGGGCTTTGTGGCGGGCTCAACGTGAATGTGCTGCGTAGCGTCGTCCAAAAGATGCGCGAGCTCCACGATGGGGGGGTCGAGTCGAATCTCGCGGTGGTGGGCAACAAAGGGTTGGGCTTTTTGCGGCGCCATGGTGCGCATCTCGTGGCGGAGCTGAACGGATTGGGTGACAGCCCGCATCTGGGCGACATGATCGGACCCATCCGGGCGATGGCGGATGCTTACGCCAAGGGCGAGGTCGACGTGGTCTATCTGGTTTCCTCCCGTTTCGTGAATACGATGTTGCAGCGAGCAACGGTCGAGCAATTGCTGCCGGTCGAAAAACCGACGGCGTCCGCAGAACCGCGTGCGGAGTTGTGGGATTACATCTATGAGCCCGAAGCCCGTCCGGTGCTGGATCGTCTGATGCAGCGCTATGTGGAATCAGTGGTGTACCAGGCGGTTATCGAACACCTTGCCTGCGAACAGAGCGCGCGCATGGTTGCCATGAAAAGTGCGTCGGACAACGCCAAACGTATGGTGGATGACCTCCAGTTGGCCTACAACAAGGCGCGCCAGGCCGCCATTACTCAGGAAATCGCCGAGATCAGCGCCGGTGCGGCGGCGGTTTGACGATGTGCACAGCATTTTTTGGAATTTTTGAGGGTTAAATCATGAGCGAAGCGGTTGCTAAAGAAAACGCCGTCGGCCATATCGTCCAGGTGATCGGGCCGGTGATCGACGTCGCCTTTTCTCGTGGGCAGGTCCCCGAGATCATGGAAGCTATTGTGGTCGACGAAAACAATCTGACCATCGAGGTGCAGGCCCAGTTGGGTGACGGCGTGGCGCGCGGTATCGCCATGGGGTCCAGCGAAGGCCTCAAACGCGGGTTGGCCGTCACCCGTACCGGTGCGCCGATCAGTGTGCCGGTAGGGCATGCCACTCTGGGCCGGATCATGAACGTCCTGGGTGAGCCGGTAGATGGCAAAGGACCCGTACAGACGGAAGATCGCCAGGCCATCCATCGCCCGGCGCCGGCCTTTGACGAACTCGCGGCAAGCACCGAGGTGCTGGAGACCGGTATCAAGGTCATTGATCTGGTCTGTCCTTTCGCCAAGGGCGGTAAGGTCGGCCTCTTCGGCGGCGCCGGCGTGGGCAAGACGGTGCTCATGATGGAGTTGATCCGCAACATCGCTATCGAGCATACCGGATATTCGGTGTTCGCAGGCGTCGGCGAGCGGACTCGCGAAGGGAACGACTTTTACCATGAAATGACCGACTCCGGCGTTTTGGACAAGGTCGCCCTGGTATACGGGCAGATGAACGAGCCGCCTGGCAACCGTTTGCGCGCCGGGTTGACCGGCCTGACCATGGCGGAGCACTTCCGTGACGAAGGTCGCGACATTTTGATGTTCATCGATAACATTTTCCGCTATACGCTGGCCGGCACTGAAGTCTCGGCGCTGCTGGGGCGCATGCCTTCTGCGGTGGGCTATCAGCCAACGCTGGCTGAAGAAATGGGCCAGTTGCAGGAACGTATCACTTCCACCAAGGTAGGGTCCATCACCTCTGTGCAGGCCGTTTACGTGCCGGCGGACGATCTCACCGATCCTTCTCCGGCGACGACCTTTGCCCACTTGGACGCCACGGTGGTGTTGTCGCGGCAGATTGCGGAACTGGGCATCTACCCCGCGCTCGATCCACTCGATTCTTTCAGCCGTCAGCTCGATCCGCAGATCGTTGGCCAAGAGCACTATGATGTGGCTCGTTCCTGCCAGAAGACGTTGCAGCGCTACAAGGAATTGCAGGATATCATTGCCATTCTGGGCATGGATGAATTGTCCGAGGACGACAAACTGCTGGTGTCGCGGGCACGCAAGATTCAGCGCTATCTGTCCCAGCCTTTCTTTGTCGCTGAAGTGTTCACCGGCAGCCCCGGTACCTATGTCTCCCTGAAGGAAACGATCCGTGCGTTCAAGGCGATCGTGGCAGGAGAGTATGACCACCTGCCCGAGCAGGCCTTCTACATGGTCGGCACCATAGATGAAGCCCTTGCCAAGGCGCAAAAGCTGCAGCAAGGCTAAATCATGGCGATGACCATAGATGTGCGGGTAGTCAGCGCTGAAGGCAGCATCTACGCGGGGGTCGCCGATATGGTGGTGGCCCCCGGCGAGATGGGCGAGCTTGGCATTCTGCCCCGCCACGCGCCGTTGCTGACCGGGCTGCGCCCCGGTGAGTTGCGGATCATTCACGGCGCGGAGACGGAATATCTCTTCGTCAATGGCGGGATTCTGGAAATTCAACCCGACATGGTGACGGTGCTGGCTGACTCGGCGGAACGCGCGACAGATATCGACGAAGCCAAGGCTTTAGCGGCCAAGCAGGCTGCGGAAGCTCGGATGGCGGGACACACGGATCAGATGGAGTATGCGGCGGCCCAGGCGGAATTGCTGGAGCAGATTGCTCGCCTGAAGACGGTGCAACGCCTGCGGGAGCAGGGATTGCTGCGCTGACCGTCGCGCAATGTGTGCAGGCGCGTCGTGTAACACCACACAGACCCCAGCGGCTGAAGAGTCCCTGGGGTCTGTGTATTTTGTGGTCTGGCGTTTATGCTGACAGACAACGCAAGGCATGGAGACATCATGTTGACGGATATCGTAATCCTCGCTGCCGGGCAGGGCACGCGCATGCACTCGGCTCTACCCAAGGTGCTGCAACCGCTTGGGGGAAAACCAATGCTTGCCCACGTACTGGCTACGGCGACAGATCTGGCGGTGCGGCGTATCCACATTGTGGTCGGTTTCGGCGGCGATGCCGTGCAGGCCGTCTTCCCGGACACGCCGGCGAGCTGGTGGACTCAGGCACGGCAGCTCGGTACCGGCGATGCGCTGAAATCGGCGTTGCCGGGTTTCATGGGAGCGGACCGGGTACTGGTACTGTATGGCGACGTGCCCCTCTTGACGGCAGCGACACTGCGCGAATTTCTCCAACAAACCCCGGCGACAGCACTTGGATTGATGACGGCATCGGTAAGCGAGCCCCACGGCTACGGCCGGATTCTCCGTGATACGGACGGCCAGGTGCAGGCTATCCGTGAGCACAAGGATTGCCAGACGGACGAACAGGCCATCTGCGAGATAAATCTTGGGATGATGGTACTGCCGGTACAGCCGCTGGCGGGCTGGCTACAGGGACTGTCTGCACGCAATGCCCAGGGCGAGATGTACCTGACGGATGTGGTGGCGGCAGCGCGGGCGGACGGCTATGTCGTTTGGCCCTTTACACTGGCTGATGCGACCGAGGCTCTGGGGGTGAATGACCCCTTGCAGTTGGCGATTCTGGAGCGTGTGTTTCAGCGGCAGCAACTGCGCGCGCTGCAGATGCGGGGATTACGGGTGGCGGACCCGGCGCGGGTAGACATTCGTGGCGAGCTTACTTGCGGTCAGGACTGTTGGGTGGATGCCAACGTGTTGTTTGTCGGCGAGGTGCATCTGGGGCATCGCGTCCGCGTAGGAGCTGGCGCCGTTTTGCAGGATGCGCAGATTGGCGACGACGTGGAGATTCTACCCTACAGCCTTATCGAAGGCGCCCAAATTGGGGCCGGGGCGCGGATCGGACCTTTCGCGCGGATTCGCCCCGGAACGGAGATCGGCGAAGCCGCTCATATCGGCAACTATGTCGAGGTGAAGGCTGCCAAAATCGGCGCGGGCAGCAAGGCCAACCACCTGAGTTACATCGGGGACGCGGAGATCGGTACCGGAGTGAATGTGGGCGCCGGGACGATTACCTGCAATTATGACGGAGCGAACAAACATCGGACCATCATCGGCAATGACGTGTTCATCGGCTCCGACAGCCAGTTGGTGGCGCCAGTGCACATTGGCGACGGAGCGACCATCGGCGCGGGCAGCACCATTACCAAAGAGGTACCTC
This sequence is a window from Acidithiobacillus ferridurans. Protein-coding genes within it:
- the atpA gene encoding F0F1 ATP synthase subunit alpha; this encodes MQQLNPSEISELIRARIAGFEGRVETRSQGTIISLSDGILRIHGLEDVMYGEMLELPGGRFGLAMNLEQDNVGAVVLGEFSGLQEGDVVKCTGRVMQVPIGKALLGRVVNALGQPVDGKGAIDAEEFDVLEKIAPGVIDRQSVDEPMQTGIKSIDAMVPIGRGQRELIIGDRQTGKTAVAIDAILNQKGKDVQCIYVAIGQKASTVASVVRKLEEYGAMEYTTVIAANASESAAMQYLAPYAGCTMGEYFRDRGMNALIVYDDLTKQAWAYRQISLLLRRPPGREAYPGDVFYLHSRLLERAARVNADFVEKFTKGEVKGKTGSLTALPIIETQAGDVSAFVPTNVISITDGQIYLETDLFNAGIRPAINAGLSVSRVGGAAQTKLIKKLGGGIRLDLAQYRELAAFAQFASDLDEITRKQIDRGKRVTELLKQDQFSPMSVAEQGAALFAASSGALDDVEVANVRPFEKALLAYLNSNYKDLMAGIEEKKDLTDDLKKQLDAAVKQFKSGSTY
- the atpG gene encoding F0F1 ATP synthase subunit gamma; translated protein: MANAKEIRGQIKSVKNTRKITRAMEMVAASKMRRAQERMRAARPYAEKIREVLGHLAQAHPEYEHPLMQVRPVKKAGFLVVTTDRGLCGGLNVNVLRSVVQKMRELHDGGVESNLAVVGNKGLGFLRRHGAHLVAELNGLGDSPHLGDMIGPIRAMADAYAKGEVDVVYLVSSRFVNTMLQRATVEQLLPVEKPTASAEPRAELWDYIYEPEARPVLDRLMQRYVESVVYQAVIEHLACEQSARMVAMKSASDNAKRMVDDLQLAYNKARQAAITQEIAEISAGAAAV
- the atpD gene encoding F0F1 ATP synthase subunit beta, producing the protein MSEAVAKENAVGHIVQVIGPVIDVAFSRGQVPEIMEAIVVDENNLTIEVQAQLGDGVARGIAMGSSEGLKRGLAVTRTGAPISVPVGHATLGRIMNVLGEPVDGKGPVQTEDRQAIHRPAPAFDELAASTEVLETGIKVIDLVCPFAKGGKVGLFGGAGVGKTVLMMELIRNIAIEHTGYSVFAGVGERTREGNDFYHEMTDSGVLDKVALVYGQMNEPPGNRLRAGLTGLTMAEHFRDEGRDILMFIDNIFRYTLAGTEVSALLGRMPSAVGYQPTLAEEMGQLQERITSTKVGSITSVQAVYVPADDLTDPSPATTFAHLDATVVLSRQIAELGIYPALDPLDSFSRQLDPQIVGQEHYDVARSCQKTLQRYKELQDIIAILGMDELSEDDKLLVSRARKIQRYLSQPFFVAEVFTGSPGTYVSLKETIRAFKAIVAGEYDHLPEQAFYMVGTIDEALAKAQKLQQG
- a CDS encoding F0F1 ATP synthase subunit epsilon, which produces MAMTIDVRVVSAEGSIYAGVADMVVAPGEMGELGILPRHAPLLTGLRPGELRIIHGAETEYLFVNGGILEIQPDMVTVLADSAERATDIDEAKALAAKQAAEARMAGHTDQMEYAAAQAELLEQIARLKTVQRLREQGLLR
- the glmU gene encoding bifunctional UDP-N-acetylglucosamine diphosphorylase/glucosamine-1-phosphate N-acetyltransferase GlmU; this translates as MLTDIVILAAGQGTRMHSALPKVLQPLGGKPMLAHVLATATDLAVRRIHIVVGFGGDAVQAVFPDTPASWWTQARQLGTGDALKSALPGFMGADRVLVLYGDVPLLTAATLREFLQQTPATALGLMTASVSEPHGYGRILRDTDGQVQAIREHKDCQTDEQAICEINLGMMVLPVQPLAGWLQGLSARNAQGEMYLTDVVAAARADGYVVWPFTLADATEALGVNDPLQLAILERVFQRQQLRALQMRGLRVADPARVDIRGELTCGQDCWVDANVLFVGEVHLGHRVRVGAGAVLQDAQIGDDVEILPYSLIEGAQIGAGARIGPFARIRPGTEIGEAAHIGNYVEVKAAKIGAGSKANHLSYIGDAEIGTGVNVGAGTITCNYDGANKHRTIIGNDVFIGSDSQLVAPVHIGDGATIGAGSTITKEVPPGGLTLSRNPQRTIPHWQRPRRDKK